Proteins encoded in a region of the Triplophysa dalaica isolate WHDGS20190420 chromosome 10, ASM1584641v1, whole genome shotgun sequence genome:
- the LOC130429847 gene encoding uncharacterized protein LOC130429847 yields the protein MVPKGDSVTLETDVTEPQSDDVIEWIFRDEVIATFNKNNSDEERFIDRLKMDNQTGSLIITNIRTEDAGLYKVKISSSSRLKSFLQFITGEGPSYRQFNVIVTDTVGKVENNSVTLNTDVTELKSDDVIQWRFGETLIAEINRKINKISIHDDEIFRDRLKLNDKTGDLTIRDLNTEHTGHYKLKIINSRGTSFTQTEVNVMEGLRSVKLADSVSLGIDVAGIQNDDVIQWRLGDEETPIAEITVGTEPSYDKRFRERLKLNPETGDLTISNITSELSGVYRAKISSSRGTTYRTYRVNISVYVFLL from the exons ATGGTGCCtaagggagattctgtcactctagAGACTGATGTCACTGAACCTCagtctgatgatgtcatcgagtGGATCTTTAGAGATGAAGTGATAGCCACATTCAATAAGAACAACAGTGATGAAGAGAGATTCatagacagactgaagatggataatcagactggatctctcatcatcacaaacatcagaacagaaGACGCTGGActgtataaagtaaagatcagcAGCAGCAGTCGACTGAAATCATTCCTTCAGTTCATCACCGGTGAAGGACCATCATACCGTCAATTCAATGTTATTGTCACAG ATACAGTTGGTAAAGTGGAAAATAATTCTGTGACTCTGAACACTGATGTTACTGAACTAAAGTCAGATGATGTGATCCAGTGGCGGTTTGGAGAAACTCTCATAGCTGAAATCAATAGAAAGATCAACAAGATCTCTATACATGATGATGAgatattcagagacagactgaagctgaatgataagactggagatctcaccatcagagatctcaacactgaacacactggaCACTATAAACTGAAGATCATCAACAGTAGAGGAACATCATTCACTCAGACTGAAGTTAATGTCATGG AGGGACTCAGATCAGTAAAGTTGGCAGATTCTGTTTCTCTAGGCATTGATGTTGCTGGCATACAGAATGATGATGTGATTCAGTGGAGATTAGGAGATGAAGAAACTCCCATAGCTGAAATCACTGTAGGGACTGAACCCTCATATGATAAGAGATTCAGAGAGAGACTGAAGCTGAACCCtgagactggagatctcaccatctcaaacatcacatctgaactctCTGGAGTTTATAGAGCAAAGATCAGCAGCAGTAGAGGAACAACATACAGAACATACAGGGTTAACATCTCTG TTTATGTGTTTCTCTTATGA